The proteins below are encoded in one region of Sphaerodactylus townsendi isolate TG3544 linkage group LG06, MPM_Stown_v2.3, whole genome shotgun sequence:
- the NFKBIB gene encoding NF-kappa-B inhibitor beta: MALLSPEAAMASLEGPGAPGRPSEPKRLDSAGDDWCDSGLGSLSESQLRQLRGEGLAEAEGEAERWGPAAPPQPKDGGGGGGAERLDSALGGDEDVGGLAEGVGAVRLEGEGAAVAPEAWLHHVLGFVTEDGDTALHLAVIHEHEAFLDSILQYTEGTDYLDIQNDLGQTALHIAVILDASDFVGKLVSAGAGLSLQEKSGHTALHLACREGRRECAQRLLAPPVSQRPCHGNGFRVQLDCTNYDGYTPLHVAVLRKDLEMVSLLIAGGADLNKPELSCGRSPLHLAVESQNPQVVEYLLRAGADPEARMYVGYTPMYSAVHRPDQKIPQLLREFGSEEPDWESDESLESNSEEEYDDIIINSGR; encoded by the exons ATGGCCTTGCTGAGCCCGGAGGCCGCGATGGCCTCGCTGGAAGGGCCGGGCGCCCCGGGCAGGCCTAGCGAGCCCAAGCGCCTCGACTCGGCGGGCGACGACTGGTGCGACAGCGGGCTGGGGTCGCTGAGCGAGAGCCAGCTGCGCCAGCTGCGAGGGGAGGGCCTGGCCGAGGCCGAGGGCGAGGCGGAGCGCTGGGGCCCGGCGGCCCCCCCTCAGCCCaaggacggcggcggcggcggcggcgcggagcgGCTGGACTCGGCCCTGGGGGGCGACGAGGACGTGGGGGGCCTGGCGGAGGGCGTGGGCGCCGTGCGGCTGGAGGGCGAGGGCGCCGCCGTGGCCCCCGAGGCCTGGCTGCACCACGTCCTGGGCTTCGTGACCGAGGACGGCGACAC AGCTCTCCACCTTGCTGTCATCCATGAACACGAGGCCTTTCTGGACTCCATCTTGCAGTACACTGAAGGGACAGATTACCTGGATATTCAGAATGACCTTGGACAG ACAGCGCTCCATATCGCAGTCATCCTCGATGCGTCGGATTTTGTTGGCAAATTAGTGTCTGCTGGAGCAGGACTGTCCCTGCAGGAAAAGAGCGGACACACAGCTCTGCACTTGGCGTGTCGCGAAGGGCGGCGGGAATGTGCGCAGCGCCTTCTGGCCCCTCCTGTGTCACAGAGGCCCTGCCATGGGAACGGCTTCAGGGTCCAGCTAGACTGCACCAATTACGATG GTTACACACCCCTCCATGTTGCCGTCTTGCGGAAAGATTTGGAAATGGTCAGTCTCTTGATCGCAGGAGGAGCTGATCTCAACAAACCG GAGCTGAGCTGTGGCCGGAGTCCCCTTCACCTGGCAGTGGAGTCGCAGAATCCACAGGTGGTAGAGTACCTGCTGCGGGCTGGAGCTGACCCGGAGGCCCGCATGTACGTTGGCTACACTCCCATGTACAGCGCTGTGCACCGGCCCGACCAAAAAATCCCACAGCTGTTGCGAGAGTTTGGGTCCGAGGAGCCTGACTGGGAATCGGACGAGAGCCTGGAAAGTAACAGTGAG GAGGAATACGACGACATCATTATCAACAGTGGGCGTTAG